Proteins from one Rhizoctonia solani chromosome 5, complete sequence genomic window:
- a CDS encoding Sugar (and other) transporter yields the protein MAGSKDNASVDGKASPTEHYDAKPQVSGSAAERQERMAAALAIDPGHKTWSWRGIQSILITLCICCCSGDSGFDGTVMGGINTMAQYQHYFGMSGAGAKTGIIFGIFTVGALVGAIPAAYLPDRFGRRASMFFGNSILVIGAVVTATATHRGTFIGGRFLTGLGVGCAGASAKSYLVEIVPPQTRGFWLGVLNSFYYVGSMTATGMMVSTGRWSNELSWRLPLYIQAVPAGINVLFVFLCPESPRWLYANGQKDKARAILAKLHSATNDPYSPVVEIEMEEIEEKTSLDGTDKRFWDFRSLFRTATDRYRTYMVIMIGAFGQLSGNGLITYFLPVLLEQAGITSQNKRLTLNFVNSVTSMIGALTGSVLIDRLGRRTLLLGSTTTLVLMLAIIIGLLSSNGNSTQANAGISFIYLFMVIFSFGWTPTQALYPAEVLSYQSRAKGLAFLNVVTQASSCINTFGLPVALEKLGWKTYIIFLAWDSFEVVMIYMFVVETKGLTLEQIDEVFSEPNPRKYSVEHAATLKARKNQTSA from the exons ATGGCGGGTTCGAAAGACAACGCCTCGGTTGACGGAAAGGCGTCCCCAACTGAACACTACGATGCTAAACCACAGGTCAGTGGGTCTGCCGCTGAACGACAAGAGCGGATGGCTGCGGCTCTTGCAATTGACCCTGGTCACAAAACTTGGAGCTGGCGTGGAATTCAATCCATTCTGATTACTCTTTGTATTTGCTGTTGCTCTGGAGACTCTGGATTCGATGGTACTGTTATGGGTGGGATCAATACAATGGC GCAATATCAGCACTACTTTGGGATGAGTGGTGCTGGTGCTAAGACTGGAATTATTTTTGGTATCTTCACCGTCGGGGCGCTCGTCGGGGCTATTCCAGCTG CTTACCTTCCAGATCGATTTGGTCGCCGTGCTTCTATGTTCTTTGGTAATTCAATCCTCGT CATCGGAGCCGTCGTGACTGCAACTGCAACTCATCGTGGAACATTCATTGGCGGTCGCTTCCTAACGGGTCTGGGCGTCG GTTGTGCGGGTGCTTCGGCGAAATCATACTTGGTTGAGATCGTTCCGCCGCAGACTCGAGGCTTCTGGCTTGGGGTGCTGAACTCATT CTATTATGTCGGGTCAATGACGGCCACGGGTATGATGGTCTCTACTGGTCGTTGGAGCAATGAGCTCTCTTGGCGTCTCCCACTTTACATTCAG GCTGTTCCCGCTGGAATCAATGTGCTATTCGTCTTCCTTTGCCCCGAGTCTCCCCGCTGGCTGTATGCGAATGGACAGAAGGATAAAGCTCGCGCCATTCTCGCCAAGCTTCACTCGGCTACGAATGACCCGTATTCGCCTGTCGTAGAGATTGAAATGGAAGAAATAGAAGAAAAGACAAGCCTGGATGGCACAGATAAACGATTCTGGGATTTCAGGAGTCTTTTCAGGACAGCAACCGACCGTTACCGAACTTACATGGTTATCATGATTGGTGCTTTTGGGCAACT ATCTGGGAACGGCTTGATTACCTACTTCCTCCCAGTACTCCTAGAACAAGCTGGCATTACGTCACAAAATAAGAGGCTCACACTAAACTTTGTTAACTC TGTGACCTCTATGATTGGCGCACTTACCGGCTCCGTGCTGATCGATCGCCTTGGTCGCCGGACTCTGCTTCTCGGAAGCACTACCACTCTCGTGCTGATGCTTGCAATTATTATCGGACTCCTCAGCTCGAATGGAAATAGCACTCAAGCTAATGCTGGGATTTCATTTA TCTACTTGTTCATGGTCATATTTTCCTTCGGCTGGACGCCTACTCAAGCATTGTATCCGGCCGAAGTGCTCAGCTATCAATCTCGCGCAAAGGGCCTTGCTTTCTTGAACGTAGTTACCCAAGCATCTTCTTGTATCAATACATTCGG CCTCCCTGTTGCTCTTGAGAAACTCGGATGGAAGACTTATATCATCTTCTTGGCTTGGGATTCTTTTGAAGTGGTCATGATATACATGTTCGTTGTGGAAACTAAG GGTCTCACTCTCGAGCAGATCGACGAGGTGTTTTCAGAGCCTAATCCGCGCAAATACAGTGTGGAACACGCTGCAACATTGAAAGCCAGGAAGAATCAGACGAGTGCCTGA
- a CDS encoding Squalene/phytoene synthase, with amino-acid sequence MSLFTGSHSRRALLTSKTFCGQGSFIDLAQKCRFMATGNSGVGVGGTNEANAYCRELVRKHDYESYLCSYFYPRAAQPGYFALRAFNVELAMIRESVSRPIIGKMRMQFWRDAIKSIGDDRPMKHPIAIALHEASQNAKLSPYYLKRMVDAREEDLDRESHTTLEGVTQYAESTSSTLLYLLLGLLHQNHSDTLAHAASHIGVASSLATLLRALPFHAANRRMIIPVEITAKHGVRHEEVFRTGGGAQGIDDAVFEFATVANDHILTARDAFKDSGVPSQAMPVFLSAVSGCF; translated from the exons ATGTCTCTCTTCACTGGTAGCCATTCTCGTCGAGCTTTACTCACGTCGAAAACTTTTTGTGGACAAGGGAGTTTCATTGATTTGGCGCAAAAATGTCGATTCATGGCAACGGGCAACTCAGGGGTCGGTGTAGGAGGTACTAATGAAGCGAATGCATACTGCCGGGAGCTTGTGAGAAAGCATGATTATGAATCGTACCTCTGCTCCTATTTCTACCCAAGGGCGGCACAACCGGGTTACTTTGCGCTGCGGGCATTCAAT GTCGAACTTGCGATGATCAGAGAATCAGTATCTAGGCCCATAATCGGAAAAATGAGGATGCAATTCTGGAGAGATGCAATcaagtccattggtgat GATAGGCCAATGAAGCACCCTATCGCGATTGCTCTTCATGAAGCGTCCCAAAATGCCAAACTTTCTCCTTATTACCTCAAAAGAATGGTTGATGCTAGA GAGGAAGATCTTGATCGGGAATCACACACGACCTTGGAAGGGGTAACCCAATATGCTGAATCGACATCGTCGACGCTTCTGTATCTCCTGCTTGGTTTGCTCCATCAGAATCATTCGGATACACTCGCTCATGCTGCATCTCATATTGGGGTTGCTAGCTCTCTTGCCACGCTCTTGCGTGCTTTGCCTTTCCACGCTGCCAACCGGAGGATGATTATACCGGTGGAAATTACAGCAAAGCATGGTGTACGACATGAGGAAGTTTTTCGTACGGGTGGTGGTGCGCAAGGAATAGACGATGCTGTATTTGAGTTTGCAACCGTAGCGAACGATCACATCCTTACGGCTCGTGACGCTTTCAAGGATTCTGGAGTGCCAAGCCAGGCGATGCCCGTGTTTCTATCGGCAGTGAGTGGATGCTTTTGA
- a CDS encoding mRNA capping enzyme, beta chain, giving the protein MATGIHMPSFKEPERSPQQDTSDLFGDDDDEADTNSESDDFEEVHVPSGAAPEKAPPEVIEVDDDNEAQEDEEDDFLPSRVNKYAPINEPSGSSPRVPPAKRRRPDSPPTKLPARPNGPNVHPPSNYKPPPVNHAPPTLVQHGPHMPTYFNTSSNRNEPLAPSIINSEPLDEVAQEICSWIEYYTQNLNPEHVEIEAKLGIIIDKGSNSRLGGLSLTECVLPPELPIDTRFESNMPQQAHKHYNGLLNKLVAQAVPGQARVKYSHTKLVDEFYGEGGDKIRLTRDEKTGKVAACVRKKRIANLDVHSPKQNVDWRISINVEEPASNPTGNPAHTRRKDRISYTHQAFKIDLTQVTSSHNGPNQQLLHELEVEFVNAAELLRHRARRTQLGPGANPFDDLVRVFVNNVRIMARNSTP; this is encoded by the exons ATGGCTACTGGAATCCATATGCCTTCCTTTAAAG AGCCAGAAAGAAGTCCCCAGCAAGATACTTCAGACCTATTTGGcgacgatgatgatgaagcCGACACCAACTCCGAGTCTGATGACTTTGAGGAAGTTCATGTGCCCAGCGGAGCCGCCCCAGAAAAGGCTCCACCAGAAGTTATCGAGGTGGATGATGATAATGAAGCAcaagaggacgaggaggacgATTTTTTGCCTAGCCGTGTGAACAA ATACGCGCCTATCAACGAGCCAAGTGGATCGAGTCCTAGAGTACCGCCTGCAAAACGACGAAGGCCTGACTCACCACCTACCAAACTACCGGCACGTCCCAATGGACCCAACGTTCATCCTCCATCCAATTACAAACCACCTCCTGTGAACCATGCTCCGCCTACACTTGTCCAACACGGTCCCCACATGCCTACCTACTTCAATACATCATCCAACCGAAACGAACCGCTTGCACCCAGTATCATCAATAGCGAACCTTTGGACGAGGTTGCCCAGGAGATTTGCAGCTGGATAGAATACTACACCCAAAATCTGAATCCAGAACACGTAGAA ATCGAAGCCAAACTCGGAATAATAATTGATAAGGGGTCAAACTCACGACTGGGCGGCCTTTCGTTGACCGAGTGTG TATTACCCCCTGAGTTGCCTATCGATACTCGCTTCGAGTCAAACATGCCCCAGCAAGCACACAAACACTACAACGGATTACTGAACAAGCTGGTAGCTCAGGCTGTCCCGGGCCAAGCACGGGTCAAGTACTCGCATACCAAACTAGTGGATGAATTTTACGGCGAAGGAG GCGACAAGATTCGACTGACACGAGACGAAAAGACAGGCAAGGTCGCCGCCTGTGTTCGTAAAAAGCGTATCGCAAATTTGGATGTTCATAGCCCAAAACAAAACGTCGACTGGCGGATCAGCATTAATGTAGAAGAACCAG CTTCCAACCCGACAGGTAACCCGGCTCACACCCGCCGAAAGGATCGAATCTCGTACACGCATCAGGCATTCAAGATTGACTTGACGCAGGTGACTTCATCCCATAACGGTCCCAACCAG CAGCTATTACACGAACTCGAAGTTGAGTTTGTCAATGCGGCCGAACTGCTGCGTCACCGCGCCCGACGAACCCAGCTCGGGCCGGGTGCGAACCCGTTCGACGACCTCGTTCGCGTGTTTGTGAACAATGTGCGTATTATGGCGAGGAACTCGACGCCGTGA
- a CDS encoding SOK1 kinase has product MDHLLHTHTHQQTTAGHALGHAHGPRPPKRKVETDEYEDFELASVQVEDEEDRPPKRRRANSLPALPTEVERRRGAVSAQQRRGLPPGEYYCVSCHSHSCPIPPMAAHDVLPALAVHIPPTTKPLPSPTRTGDPRLRSPSTPLARSTPARRVAHVPSLTPLITRETLKELDLEAILRNPQLRHDLLFDPGLQFRPTSGRKKRDLTDKYWQAVQIEVETGCACTSFDERGRRLPCVCGALLSRPTSSRTLPSRIPPLVNELCAVLQSVVHSASADPALIAQELRHGVFDSRGVFKNLGSVLKQHCAPMRDRAVEMMVAVASRPGGGVRAVRMCFEILELMKLDIANHQLQALRPYLFETAVDFELKTFQERHERGLLTLSTTQEWLRKAASTFSSPPPTMHLLSHALTSLIFSPPTTVSTPPPPTTTPLSQRLPHIAPPPGYPETLYLDHARLAGLTADAADLGVLYAVLMLFRQLVYSTGSKVSLEDSVVDRVKREIWEVGPVRLGLCFSGRKPGDDEEWEKWRAGMRDVVLQVAVRAEQVRSGLAFDSSKPPTTLPDAKTLGLLESWTDNNLKPDAPLAKLFKGRLTKAVEQVVNNSTRKKESDEEKEVVAAGLEPLMPEIRHLGERIGKLASFHGRVYRGLYEAEGFLA; this is encoded by the exons ATGGACCATCTGCTGCACACCCACACTCACCAACAAACGACGGCGGGACATGCGCTCGGACACGCGCACGGACCACGTCCGCCAAAGCGCAAGGTCGAGACGGACGAATACGAAGACTTTGAGCTTGCATCGGTGCAAgtcgaggacgaggaggaccGACCGCCCAAGCGACGACGGGCCAACTCGCTGCCCGCATTGCCGACAGAGGTCGAG CGCCGCCGCGGAGCCGTCTCAGCTCAGCAACGACGCGGCCTCCCCCCAGGCGAATATTACTGCGTCTCGTGCCATAGTCACTCGTGTCCTATTCCTCCCATGGCTGCCCACGACGTACTCCCGGCGCTTGCGGTCCACATTCCGCCGACGACCAAGCCATTGCCGTCCCCCACCCGCACCGGCGATCCCCGTCTGCGCTCTCCATCCACGCCCCTTGCACGCTCCACCCCCGCCCGCCGCGTCGCCCACGTCCCCAGCCTCACGCCCCTCATCACCCGCGAGACCCTCAAAGAGCTCGATCTCGAGGCCATCCTCCGCAACCCCCAGCTCC GACACGACCTGCTCTTCGACCCCGGTCTCCAGTTCCGGCCCACATCTGGCCGCAAAAAGCGTGATCTCACGGACAAGTACTGGCAGGCCGTCCAGATCGAGGTCGAGACCGGATGCGCATGCACCTCGTTTGACGAACGCGGTCGGCGCTTGCCCTGTGTCTGCGGAGCTCTCCTTTCTCGTCCGACCTCTTCCCGCACCCTGCCTTCTCGCATCCCCCCACTTGTCAACGAGCTGTGTGCGGTTCTCCAGAGTGTCGTCCACTCGGCCTCGGCCGACCCAGCCCTTATCGCCCAGGAGCTCCGTCACGGGGTCTTTGACTCGCGCGGAGTGTTCAAGAACCTCGGGTCCGTGCTCAAGCAGCACTGCGCCCCCATGCGCGACAGAGCCGTCGAGATGATGGTTGCCGTTGCATCCCGGCCCGGCGGAGGTGTCCGCGCCGTTCGCATGTGTTTCGAGATTCTCGAGCTCATGAAGCTC GATATTGCAAACCACCAGCTTCAAGCGCTCCGCCCTTATCTCTTTGAAACAGCCGTCGATTTCGAACTCAAGACATTCCAAGAACGACACGAGCGCGGTTTGCTCACTCTCTCCACCACCCAAGAATGGCTCCGCAAGGCCGCTTCCACCTTTTCCTCCCCTCCCCCTACGATGCACCTGCTCTCCCACGCGCTCACCTCGCTCATCTTTTCCCCTCCTACGACCGTATCCACCCCTCCCCCGCCAACGACCACGCCCCTATCCCAGCGCTTGCCCCACATTGCACCTCCTCCCGGCTATCCCGAAACGCTCTACTTGGACCATGCCCGCCTCGCAGGTCTAACCGCCGACGCAGCCGATCTCGGAGTACTCTACGCCGTCCTCATGCTCTTTAGACAGCTCGTCTATTCCACCGGCTCCAAGGTTTCGCTCGAGGACTCGGTCGTCGATCGCGTCAAGCGCGAGATTTGGGAAGTTGGTCCCGTCCGTCTGGGTTTGTGTTTCTCTGGCCGCAAGCCGGGCGACGACGAAGAGTGGGAAAAGTGGCGCGCAGGAATGAGGGATGTGGTCTTGCAAGTCGCCGTACGCGCAGAACAAGTCCGCTCTGGCCTTGCTTTCGACTCGAGCAAACCCCCGACTACCTTGCCCGACGCCAAAACCCTCGGCCTACTCGAGTCGTGGACGGACAACAACCTCAAGCCGGACGCCCCGCTCGCCAAGCTGTTCAAGGGCCGACTGACCAAGGCGGTCGAGCAGGTCGTGAATAACAGCACGAGGAAAAAAGAATCCGACGAGGAAAAAGAGGTTGTCGCCGCCGGACTAGAGCCGCTTATGCCCGAGATCAGACACCTCGGCGAGCGCATCGGGAAGCTCGCCAGCTTTCACGGCCGCGTCTATCGTGGCCTATACGAGGCCGAGGGGTTCCTTGCCTGA